The Quadrisphaera setariae nucleotide sequence GGGCTGTCCCTAGGCCCCGGCGAGCAGCGGTCGGTGCTGCTGGAGGGCGCCCTCGAGGGCACCGCCGACACCTCGGGGGGCGGCGCGAGCGGTGCCGGGTCCCCGCTGGCGGTGCAGGTGCGCTCCTCCGCCGGGCCGGTGGCCGCGTGGCTGGTCGAGCAGGTCCTCCACGGCCTCGTGCCCGGCGGCACCGAGGTGGTCGGCCCCGCGGCGGCTCCCGCCACCTCCCTCGTGGTGCCCGGCGTCGCGGCCACCGGCACCCAGCCGGCCGTGCTGCGGCTGGCGAACCCGGGCACCGACCCGGTGGTCGCGCGGTTCGCCGTGGTCGGCGCCTCGGGGTCCAGCGTGCCCGCGGGCACCGCACCCGCCACCGCCGTGCCGCCGCAGTCGGTGGTCGACGTGCCGCTGCCGGGCCTCCCGGCCGGCGGCGTGGCGCTGTCGGTGGAGGCCGACGGCCCCGTGCTCGCCGGCGTCCGCACGGACACCGCCCCCTCCGCCGACGGCACCCAGCCCGGCGACCTCGCCTGGACCGCGGCGGCCCCGCCGCTGACCGGGGCCACCCTCGTGGCGCTCCCGCCCGCCGCGAAGCAGGGCCGCCAGGGCGCGGGTGGGTCGGGGACCACCCCCGACGTGCGGCTGGTGCTCAGCTCGCGCGGACCCTCGCAGGTCGACGTCGCCGTCGTCGGCGCCGACGGCCGCACCAGCCCGGCGCGGCGCGTGGAGCTGCCCGCCTCCACGACCACCGCCGCCGACGTCGACGACCTCGCCCGCGCCGCCGGCGCCACCGGCACCCCGGTCGCGCTGCTCCTCACCCCCGTCGCGCCCTCCACCGGTCCCGGGAAGGACGACGACGGCGCCGGTCAGGTGGTCGCTGCGCTCACCGCGCGCGTCGCGGCACCCGCCGGTGGTGGGGGAGACCTCGTCTCGGCCGCCCCCGTGGGCGGTGGCGCTGCCGCGCCGTCGTCGGTCTCGGTGGTGCTCACCGGTCCGTGACCGCGGGACCCCCGCGTTCCAGGGCGTCCAGCAGGGCGTCCTCGCGGGCGGCCTGCGCCGCGTCGGCGCGGGCCCAGCGGCGGCACGCGAGGAGCAGCAGCGGCACGGCCACCACCTCCGCCACCACCACCGACAGGGTCCCGCCGAGCAGCTGGTCCTGCGGGGCGGTCATGGACCCGGGGAGGCGGTGCGCGACGTACCAGCCGCCCGCCACCGCGGCGCCGCTCACGCCCACCACCAGGCCGGGCACCGCGTCGACCACCCCGTCGACGAAGGCGAGCAGCACCCGCAGCCCCGCCGCGCCCGAGGTGCCGCCGGTGCCCGGGCCGTCGTCGGCGGCGAAGACGGGCAGGGCGAACAGCGTCCCCACCGCCACCAGCGCCAGGCCCGTTCCGGACCTGACCGGTCCGGAGCGGAGCGTGGCGGCCCACCACGGGCTGAGGAACAGCGCCAGCTGCAGCGCCACCCCCGCCAGCGCGCCGACCACCGGCAGCGCCAGCACCCGCCGGGTCAGCCGACGGCCCGCGTCGTCGTCCTGGCGGGGCGGTAGCACGCCGGCCAGGCGCAGCAGCCGCAGCGGGTCGCCCACGGCGATCCCCGCGGGGACGACGACGAGCAGCAGCGCGCTGGCCAGCGCCCCGGGCCAGAAGGCCACCTCGCGGTAGACGGCCAGGAACGAGCAGCTGGCCAGGAGCAGCACCCCCGGGCCCAGCACGGCGCCCACCGCTGTGCGCCACCACGGCCACCGGTGGCCCCTGCTGCGCGCTCGTCGCACCAGCCACAGCTGGCCGGCCACCAGGAGCACCGCCACCGCGACCGCGGCGGGGTCGACCGTCCACGTGCCCAGCGCCGCGGACGGGGTCAGAGGGCCCGGCACCGTCGCTGCGGCGCCCACCACCACCTGCTCCACCACGGGCGCGGAGGCTAGGGCCGGCGCCTGGGCGACGCCTGTGACCGCGCCCCTGCCAGCGGCTGCGCGCGGGGGAGGTCAGTCGTCGTCGGCCCGGTAGCGGGGGTCCACCTGCTCGGGGGTCATGCCCGTGGCCGCGGCGACCTGCTCGACCACCACCTCGTGCACGAGGGAGGCGAGGTCCGCCTCGTCGGTGCTGCGGGTCTCCAGCGGGCGGCGGTACAGCACGATCCGCGCGCGCTGCGTCCGCGTGGCGGGGAAGAAGCGGCCGAGGGCCACCTCGGGCCGCTCCCACGCGGCGGAGTCGCCCGGGGGGACGTCCTCCACCGCGAACTCCACCGCGGCCATCGGCTCGGCCCAGCGGCGCTCGAGGCGCTCGACGGCGTCCAGGACGAGGTCGTCGAAGCGCTCGGCGCGGGTGCGCGTGCCGGGCAGCTCCGGCGGCATGAGCGGACCTCGCAGCCCGCGGCCGTGGCGGTCGCGGCGGCGACGGCGGACTCCGTGGGCGCTGGGCACCACCCGACCCTAGACGCCGGCGGGTGGCAGGACCCGCGGCCCACGACGCGCCCGGGATCGTGGCGACGCGAACACGGCGAGTCGTGGCGAATACCCGACCGGAGCAGCGGGCAGGAGTACCGTCAGGTCATGGCGTCGCGACGGTGCAGCAGGACAGGGTGCGGGTCTCCCGCGATCGCCACGCTGACGTACGTGTACGCCGACTCCACGGCCGTGCTG carries:
- a CDS encoding cytochrome c oxidase assembly protein, encoding MVEQVVVGAAATVPGPLTPSAALGTWTVDPAAVAVAVLLVAGQLWLVRRARSRGHRWPWWRTAVGAVLGPGVLLLASCSFLAVYREVAFWPGALASALLLVVVPAGIAVGDPLRLLRLAGVLPPRQDDDAGRRLTRRVLALPVVGALAGVALQLALFLSPWWAATLRSGPVRSGTGLALVAVGTLFALPVFAADDGPGTGGTSGAAGLRVLLAFVDGVVDAVPGLVVGVSGAAVAGGWYVAHRLPGSMTAPQDQLLGGTLSVVVAEVVAVPLLLLACRRWARADAAQAAREDALLDALERGGPAVTDR
- a CDS encoding metallopeptidase family protein → MPSAHGVRRRRRDRHGRGLRGPLMPPELPGTRTRAERFDDLVLDAVERLERRWAEPMAAVEFAVEDVPPGDSAAWERPEVALGRFFPATRTQRARIVLYRRPLETRSTDEADLASLVHEVVVEQVAAATGMTPEQVDPRYRADDD
- a CDS encoding DUF5719 family protein, with the protein product MSRAGRAAAALSALGAAALVAGGLALGAVAAPVGGAAGAPGAAPTGRGGAVGVPVPASGAQLVCPGAPVPVTGGEAGARRGTPPAVTSGAVGLVVASGAPVLSGQPLVQRPTTDADPAPSASPGSSEGAPPAAAATTLGDLQRVDADAAAASAGSAAALSSGPVDGRAPLLAGAATSVAATGDLRGLSTPACTAPQEQSWLVGGGTGAGRSTRLVLADVAQTPTTVDVTVLTAQGAQQPPSLQGLSLGPGEQRSVLLEGALEGTADTSGGGASGAGSPLAVQVRSSAGPVAAWLVEQVLHGLVPGGTEVVGPAAAPATSLVVPGVAATGTQPAVLRLANPGTDPVVARFAVVGASGSSVPAGTAPATAVPPQSVVDVPLPGLPAGGVALSVEADGPVLAGVRTDTAPSADGTQPGDLAWTAAAPPLTGATLVALPPAAKQGRQGAGGSGTTPDVRLVLSSRGPSQVDVAVVGADGRTSPARRVELPASTTTAADVDDLARAAGATGTPVALLLTPVAPSTGPGKDDDGAGQVVAALTARVAAPAGGGGDLVSAAPVGGGAAAPSSVSVVLTGP